One Lachnospiraceae bacterium C1.1 genomic region harbors:
- a CDS encoding CHC2 zinc finger domain-containing protein translates to MNVFQEVKAQIGADTVIRDYGIKIGRNGMACCPFHPDKNPSMKVDVKHYHCFGCGEHGDIVNFVAQYCGLSQYEAAKKIISDYNLPIDAEHTANADERGAIEKKQQVRVHVQTIKDRFKKWAYGKVRELKECEDIIYKTGKDLRENAPGEILLSGDYAYMLQKEPIIAYWLDVLCIGTEEEQKALFSIDREEVSRIAANIRRAGNEILGKYRKCAG, encoded by the coding sequence TTGAATGTATTTCAAGAGGTAAAAGCGCAGATAGGTGCGGATACTGTAATCAGAGATTATGGTATAAAAATCGGACGAAATGGAATGGCTTGTTGTCCGTTCCATCCGGATAAAAATCCGAGTATGAAAGTGGACGTAAAGCATTATCACTGTTTTGGATGCGGTGAACATGGAGATATTGTAAATTTTGTGGCTCAATACTGCGGATTGTCGCAATACGAGGCTGCAAAGAAGATCATAAGCGATTATAACCTTCCGATTGATGCAGAGCATACTGCTAACGCTGATGAACGAGGAGCTATTGAGAAAAAACAGCAAGTCAGGGTTCATGTTCAGACGATTAAAGACAGATTTAAGAAATGGGCATATGGAAAAGTCCGTGAACTTAAGGAATGTGAAGATATTATTTACAAGACAGGCAAAGATTTACGGGAAAATGCTCCAGGAGAAATACTTCTATCAGGCGATTATGCTTATATGCTTCAGAAAGAGCCAATAATAGCCTATTGGCTGGATGTATTGTGTATTGGAACGGAGGAAGAGCAGAAGGCACTCTTCTCTATAGATAGAGAGGAGGTGAGCCGAATTGCAGCGAATATCAGACGAGCAGGAAATGAAATCTTGGGAAAGTATAGAAAGTGTGCTGGATGA
- a CDS encoding site-specific integrase has protein sequence MASNAKRDPNGTWRIQYRYTDWKGVKKKSQKRGFKTKKEAEEWLAHFKYQQSSDPNMPLKDFWEIYMDDMKKRLKETTIANKEHIWRCKILPYFGDLPINEITPSRIRRWQSEMIAKGFKPTYLKTINNQLAAVMNYAVRFYDLRSNPCTKAGSMGKGKADERPFWTLDEFNAFCDAISDKHEAWIGFQIMFWTGIRVGELLALKVEDIDFENLTIRIDETYTRLKRKDIISAPKTVNSERIITIHKELAESLKEYISCLYHPRPSLRLFPEKTKSFFEHEMKRGISLSGVKEITVHCLRHSHASMLVDMGFNPIEIARRLGHGRVTTTIETYCHQSMDGQKKIADSLEKMDRGDKDAV, from the coding sequence ATGGCAAGCAACGCAAAACGAGATCCTAATGGAACATGGAGGATACAGTATCGGTATACAGATTGGAAGGGGGTGAAAAAGAAATCACAAAAAAGAGGATTTAAGACAAAGAAAGAAGCAGAGGAATGGCTTGCACATTTTAAGTATCAGCAGTCATCTGATCCGAATATGCCGCTAAAGGATTTCTGGGAAATCTATATGGATGACATGAAAAAGAGGCTTAAGGAAACAACGATAGCAAATAAGGAGCATATATGGAGATGTAAGATCTTACCGTATTTTGGAGATTTACCTATCAATGAGATTACTCCATCAAGAATAAGAAGATGGCAGAGCGAAATGATTGCTAAAGGCTTTAAGCCAACGTATCTGAAAACTATCAACAATCAGCTTGCAGCTGTAATGAATTATGCAGTCAGGTTTTATGATCTCAGGTCAAATCCTTGTACTAAGGCTGGAAGCATGGGAAAAGGAAAAGCCGATGAAAGACCATTTTGGACACTTGATGAATTTAATGCCTTTTGTGATGCGATCAGTGATAAGCATGAGGCATGGATTGGATTTCAGATAATGTTCTGGACTGGGATAAGAGTGGGAGAACTGCTGGCTCTGAAGGTGGAAGATATTGATTTTGAAAACCTGACTATAAGAATTGATGAAACTTATACAAGACTAAAGAGAAAGGATATCATATCGGCACCAAAGACAGTTAATTCTGAAAGAATAATTACAATTCATAAGGAACTGGCTGAATCATTAAAAGAGTATATCTCCTGTCTTTATCATCCTCGTCCGAGTTTAAGATTATTTCCGGAGAAAACAAAAAGCTTTTTTGAACATGAGATGAAAAGAGGGATAAGTCTATCGGGAGTAAAGGAGATTACTGTTCACTGTCTGCGACATTCACATGCTTCGATGCTAGTAGATATGGGATTTAATCCAATAGAAATAGCAAGGAGACTGGGGCATGGCAGAGTGACAACAACAATAGAAACTTACTGTCATCAGTCTATGGATGGACAGAAAAAGATTGCAGATAGCCTGGAAAAAATGGATAGAGGTGATAAAGATGCCGTGTAA
- a CDS encoding virulence-associated E family protein, with product MQRISDEQEMKSWESIESVLDEIKDYTVSEVREMLDETDKGAVVQSINNCMIALRNDPILKGAICHNDLTDKMDIRKDLGWGKSDCGGIRDVDVNQIEWYLERTYGLKNYKMIGKALNIIASENHFHPIKEYLETLEWDGIRRVSEFLPKYLGADKCSYTTEVTTLLMQAAIHRIYEPGCKYEIMVCLVGGQGAGKSTLLRFLAIKDEWASDDLRRLDDDNVYRKLQGHWIIEMAEMLATVNARTVEEIKSFLSKQKDNYKIPYEVHPEDRPRQCIFVGTSNTLDFLPLDRTGNRRFAPIMVHPERVEKHILEDEKESRAYIDQLWAEMMVLYRNSGNHKLKLSKETEKYLKSMQKEFMPEDTKVGLIQAWLDEFEENHVCSIMLYKEALGHGCEEPKQWELREINDIMNNSIDGWKADKQHRFEKYGQQRSWKRENSPDGFVDATDKVKELFD from the coding sequence TTGCAGCGAATATCAGACGAGCAGGAAATGAAATCTTGGGAAAGTATAGAAAGTGTGCTGGATGAGATTAAAGATTATACAGTCTCGGAAGTAAGGGAAATGCTTGATGAAACTGATAAAGGTGCAGTAGTTCAAAGCATCAATAACTGCATGATAGCACTTAGGAATGATCCAATCTTAAAAGGTGCAATCTGCCATAACGATCTTACGGACAAGATGGATATAAGAAAAGACCTTGGATGGGGAAAGTCTGACTGTGGTGGTATACGAGATGTGGATGTTAATCAGATCGAATGGTATCTGGAGCGGACTTATGGACTGAAAAACTACAAGATGATTGGGAAAGCCCTGAATATCATTGCCAGCGAAAATCATTTTCATCCTATAAAGGAATATCTTGAAACTCTTGAGTGGGATGGAATCAGGAGGGTATCGGAATTTCTCCCCAAATATCTCGGAGCTGATAAGTGCAGTTATACTACGGAAGTTACGACATTGCTGATGCAGGCTGCAATTCACAGGATATATGAGCCTGGCTGCAAGTATGAAATAATGGTTTGTCTTGTCGGTGGGCAGGGAGCAGGTAAGTCTACACTTCTCAGATTTCTCGCCATAAAGGATGAATGGGCAAGTGATGATCTGAGAAGGTTGGATGATGATAACGTTTATCGTAAACTTCAAGGGCATTGGATCATAGAAATGGCTGAAATGCTTGCGACAGTAAACGCAAGGACAGTAGAAGAGATAAAGTCATTTCTGAGTAAACAGAAGGATAATTATAAGATCCCATATGAAGTGCATCCGGAGGACAGACCACGACAGTGTATATTTGTTGGCACGAGTAATACTCTTGACTTCCTTCCGCTTGATCGCACTGGTAATAGGCGATTTGCTCCTATCATGGTTCACCCTGAGAGAGTTGAAAAGCATATCTTGGAGGATGAAAAGGAATCGCGAGCGTATATTGACCAGCTTTGGGCGGAAATGATGGTGCTTTATAGAAATTCAGGAAATCATAAATTAAAGCTGTCAAAAGAAACGGAAAAGTATCTTAAGAGTATGCAGAAGGAATTTATGCCGGAGGATACGAAGGTTGGTCTTATACAGGCATGGCTGGATGAGTTTGAAGAAAACCATGTATGTTCAATAATGCTGTACAAGGAGGCTCTGGGACACGGATGTGAAGAACCAAAGCAGTGGGAGCTTCGAGAGATAAACGACATCATGAATAACAGCATTGATGGATGGAAAGCTGATAAGCAGCATCGATTTGAAAAATATGGACAGCAACGGAGCTGGAAGAGAGAAAATTCACCGGATGGGTTTGTGGATGCAACGGATAAGGTGAAAGAATTGTTTGATTAA